Proteins from one Triticum aestivum cultivar Chinese Spring chromosome 7A, IWGSC CS RefSeq v2.1, whole genome shotgun sequence genomic window:
- the LOC123153375 gene encoding CASP-like protein 4U1 → MANGGWARAACRLAGFVVPACRRFQPIRSASLAANLVLASSHSHASRQRNPSPFPVGPHSLPLPCASSPPRSLHFSPTPPPPPLLPALRLRPPLDTLASDLSGSTPTPLSGQAESPPGQHPLHPVLLHPSSGEPADLAPREWKKQGVGATRWRRRWRPGRVAAAAPLPTTEPGDKNGSGGREHASNDGDWTPGAGRVGPCRGRWRCVKMKRINSEKIAEATPGLWN, encoded by the exons ATGGCCAATGGCGGGTGGGCTCGCGCCGCGTGCCGGTTGGCTGGGTTTGTTGTCCCCGCGTGCAGGAGATTTCAGCCTATCCGCTCCGCGAGTCTGGCAGCCAATCTTGTCCTCGCCTCGTCCCACTCACACGCAAGCCGCCAGAGAAACCCTAGCCCCTTTCCCGTCGGTCCCCACAGCCTCCCACTCCCCTGTGCCTCGTCTCCTCCTCGCTCCCTCCACTTCTCtcctacgccgccgccgcctccccttctCCCTGCTCTTCGCCTCCGTCCTCCCCTCGACACCCTCGCCTCCGACCTCTCCGGCAGCACCCCAACTCCACTCTCGGGCCAAGCCGAGTCACCTCCAGGCCAGCATCCGCTCCACCCCGTTCTTCTCCATCCGAGCAGCGGCGAGCCCGCAGATCTGGCGCCCCGGGAGTGGAAGAAACAAGGAGTAGGCGCCACCAGATGGAGGAGGAGATGGCGCCCagggagagtggcggcggcggccccTCTACCTACGACCGAGCCAGGGGACAAAAATGGCAGCGGCGGCAGGGAGCATGCGAGCAACGACGGTGACTGGACGCCAGGAGCTGGACGAGTTGGTCCATGCCGAGGAAGATGGCGTTGCGTG AAAATGAAGCGAATTAACAGTGAAAAAATAGCAGAAGCAACGCCTGGGCTGTGGAATTAA